In Bacillus sp. KH172YL63, one genomic interval encodes:
- a CDS encoding MDR family MFS transporter produces MRIRDWDRNLKVRLFGEAAINVTFWMFFPFLTIYFAESFGKQTAGLLLVLSQVFAVLANLMGGYCADRFGRKRMMVISAFGQGLAFLIFGLASSPWLDSAMIGFICFSLVGVFGSFYWPASQAMVADVVEEKDRSHVFAVFYTSINIAVVIGPVLGGIFYVHYRFQLLIAAGLICIFLALLLYKMTRETAPADHSKLLVTEGKKKAWYGAMTDQFRDYKVIFNDKTFLLFILAGVLVGQTFMQLDLLIPVYIKDVMDQATLFSFGDWSLTLVSEQVFGLILSENGFLVALLTVVITRWITKFRERNVFILSSVIYAISIFMFGQTASVWMFVISMAVFTFAELMTAGIQQSFVSKLAPDHMRGQYFAAASLRFTIARTIAPLSITLSLYAGYDWTFIILSILALVSAALFYIMFERFEKEQSGLKKAVE; encoded by the coding sequence ATGAGGATTCGGGATTGGGACCGTAATTTAAAGGTCCGGCTGTTTGGGGAAGCAGCGATCAACGTTACATTTTGGATGTTTTTTCCGTTTTTGACTATATATTTTGCAGAGTCGTTTGGAAAGCAGACGGCTGGATTATTATTAGTACTTTCACAAGTATTCGCGGTGCTCGCGAATTTAATGGGTGGTTATTGCGCTGACCGTTTCGGACGTAAACGGATGATGGTCATTTCTGCATTTGGACAAGGGCTTGCATTTCTGATCTTTGGGCTCGCCAGTTCACCCTGGCTCGATTCAGCCATGATCGGTTTCATCTGCTTCAGCCTTGTCGGTGTCTTTGGTTCATTTTACTGGCCTGCGAGTCAGGCTATGGTCGCCGATGTTGTGGAGGAGAAGGACCGGAGCCATGTGTTTGCTGTCTTTTACACCTCCATCAATATCGCGGTCGTCATCGGTCCGGTTTTAGGCGGCATATTCTATGTTCACTACCGTTTTCAATTATTGATTGCGGCAGGACTCATCTGCATATTCCTTGCACTTCTTTTATATAAAATGACGAGGGAAACGGCACCGGCAGATCATAGCAAGCTCCTTGTCACTGAAGGAAAAAAGAAAGCCTGGTATGGTGCCATGACGGATCAATTCAGGGATTACAAAGTTATTTTCAATGATAAGACGTTTTTATTATTTATTTTGGCCGGGGTTCTCGTTGGTCAGACGTTCATGCAATTGGACCTGCTGATCCCTGTATATATCAAGGATGTGATGGACCAGGCCACCCTGTTCAGCTTCGGGGACTGGTCGCTGACGCTTGTGAGTGAGCAGGTATTCGGTCTGATCCTGTCTGAAAACGGGTTCCTGGTCGCACTCCTGACGGTTGTCATCACCCGCTGGATCACGAAGTTCCGTGAGCGGAACGTATTCATCCTGTCATCCGTCATCTACGCCATTTCGATCTTTATGTTTGGACAAACGGCGTCGGTATGGATGTTTGTGATCAGTATGGCCGTTTTCACGTTTGCGGAACTGATGACAGCAGGCATCCAGCAGAGCTTCGTCTCAAAGCTTGCACCGGATCATATGCGGGGACAGTACTTTGCCGCGGCGAGCCTCCGTTTCACGATCGCAAGGACAATTGCACCGTTATCGATCACCCTTTCACTTTATGCGGGATATGATTGGACTTTCATCATCCTTTCCATCCTTGCGCTTGTCAGTGCCGCTCTTTTCTACATCATGTTTGAGCGGTTTGAGAAAGAACAGTCGGGTTTGAAAAAAGCGGTTGAATAA
- a CDS encoding DUF6944 family repetitive protein: MIDRLILITGAWTQVAGTVIAAIGETMIIREERLNQEPVGLRLVSIGNGFEAAGNSLQAVGAEKLSDGSIGETYRVIGDWIQASGNVTNVIAAEVQLKDSEFEGLNLDIFGDTIQSIGAGLEAYGATLITRDYARLLAAGNSLQSLGAALEAIGEVYILKEMRETGLLITAFGSYAQAAGATIAAVALTKEYG, encoded by the coding sequence GTGATTGATAGGCTTATTCTCATTACCGGCGCATGGACCCAGGTGGCCGGAACGGTGATCGCTGCAATCGGGGAAACGATGATCATCCGGGAAGAACGATTGAACCAGGAGCCAGTCGGACTGCGCTTAGTCTCTATCGGAAACGGATTTGAAGCGGCAGGAAACTCACTCCAGGCGGTAGGAGCAGAAAAGCTTTCCGATGGATCGATCGGTGAAACATACAGAGTGATCGGCGACTGGATCCAGGCTTCAGGGAACGTGACCAACGTCATTGCGGCAGAAGTGCAGCTTAAAGATAGCGAATTCGAAGGCTTGAACCTTGATATTTTCGGAGACACGATCCAGTCAATCGGAGCCGGTTTGGAAGCATATGGAGCCACTTTGATTACGAGGGATTATGCAAGACTCCTCGCTGCCGGGAATAGCCTCCAATCACTGGGCGCCGCGTTGGAAGCAATAGGGGAGGTTTATATATTAAAAGAAATGCGGGAAACCGGTTTGCTGATCACCGCTTTCGGCAGCTATGCCCAGGCGGCAGGAGCAACAATTGCCGCGGTCGCGCTGACGAAGGAGTATGGGTAG
- a CDS encoding methyl-accepting chemotaxis protein, with product MSPKQVKEVDNKKKNLLMLITYGISLAAALVYSIINESGTVTVTAFASQLVLLSGYFVILQIVMKKPHLFVYFSIPTIYTIMGIWVFLEGANAPDLIILLFLAVISAIHFNTVIFGIGFTSGLILLVLNGVLAPEGDPIFAELFVPALLSYVLLGIVLGVVIHLNRTQFKQLQEFIYLTESEGKKKEDQRQLLQTELTTITSSIHQINDQIQTHLMSHEEMKTAVGEISAGSVTQSDQINNIASVTETTMRKMEEVTKLSQDLAVHSTDANDIAVSGSERVTDLQENMIELKNIIEGLHQTFKELTSKIEETNTFIGSIQDITDQTNLLALNASIEAARAGEAGRGFSIVADEIRKLAEITRNTATQINDNLASVNSANSTAVEIMNLSSMKLNENVGATSEVTDYFTTLREKLSALSSEFQHLTDTASDVKGQTEEAELSTKELAAVIQQASAGLEEISATIETLHGDNATIAQYVQDTATSAERIQRSVEG from the coding sequence ATGAGCCCAAAGCAAGTGAAAGAAGTCGATAATAAGAAAAAGAATCTTCTAATGCTGATCACTTATGGAATCAGCCTCGCAGCAGCCCTGGTGTATTCGATCATCAATGAATCGGGCACGGTTACCGTAACCGCATTTGCATCCCAGCTCGTGTTACTTTCAGGGTATTTTGTTATCCTTCAAATCGTCATGAAGAAACCGCATTTATTTGTATATTTCAGTATTCCGACGATTTATACAATCATGGGGATTTGGGTCTTCCTTGAAGGAGCCAATGCACCAGATTTAATCATCCTGCTCTTTTTAGCAGTGATCTCTGCCATCCATTTCAATACAGTGATCTTCGGCATCGGCTTCACATCGGGACTGATCCTGCTTGTGCTCAATGGTGTACTTGCGCCTGAAGGAGATCCAATCTTCGCCGAATTATTTGTGCCGGCACTCTTAAGCTATGTACTGCTCGGCATCGTCCTCGGGGTCGTCATCCATCTCAACCGGACACAATTTAAACAGCTTCAGGAATTCATCTACCTAACAGAAAGCGAAGGCAAGAAAAAAGAAGACCAGCGCCAATTATTACAGACAGAATTAACGACCATCACCAGCAGCATCCACCAAATCAATGACCAGATCCAAACTCATCTTATGTCTCACGAAGAGATGAAAACCGCTGTGGGCGAAATCTCGGCAGGAAGCGTCACCCAAAGCGACCAGATCAATAATATCGCTTCTGTGACAGAAACGACGATGCGGAAAATGGAGGAAGTCACCAAACTTTCTCAAGATCTTGCGGTTCACTCCACCGATGCAAATGACATTGCCGTTTCAGGAAGTGAGCGGGTCACAGACCTTCAAGAAAACATGATCGAGCTGAAGAATATTATTGAAGGACTCCACCAGACATTCAAGGAGCTCACAAGCAAAATCGAAGAAACCAATACATTCATCGGAAGCATCCAGGACATTACCGATCAAACCAACCTGCTCGCACTGAATGCATCCATCGAAGCAGCGAGGGCCGGTGAAGCAGGACGGGGCTTCAGCATCGTCGCAGACGAAATCCGTAAGCTTGCAGAAATCACACGTAACACGGCTACCCAGATCAACGATAATCTTGCGTCTGTGAACTCTGCAAACTCCACAGCCGTCGAAATCATGAACCTCAGCTCGATGAAACTGAATGAAAATGTAGGGGCGACAAGTGAAGTGACCGACTATTTCACAACCCTTCGTGAAAAGCTTTCAGCACTATCCAGCGAATTCCAGCACTTGACTGATACTGCATCAGATGTAAAGGGACAGACAGAAGAAGCTGAACTTTCGACGAAAGAACTGGCGGCCGTCATCCAACAGGCCTCTGCAGGACTTGAAGAAATCAGTGCCACAATCGAAACCCTTCACGGGGATAACGCGACGATCGCTCAATATGTCCAGGATACAGCCACAAGCGCGGAACGGATTCAACGGAGTGTAGAGGGATAA
- a CDS encoding RrF2 family transcriptional regulator codes for MRLTLYTDYSLRVLIFLASKPTNELSNIKEIADAYRISKNHLMKVTYELGKMGMIETIRGRNGGIKLAKPPEAINIGKLVRATEEDFHLVECFDPKNNSCIITPVCGLKHVLGKALSAYLSVLEEYTLADIIQDPMEYRFLFQERQQEENLM; via the coding sequence ATGAGACTAACTTTATACACGGACTACTCATTGAGGGTACTGATCTTTCTGGCATCAAAACCAACGAATGAGCTCTCAAACATAAAGGAAATTGCCGATGCCTATCGCATCTCAAAGAATCACCTGATGAAAGTGACGTATGAATTGGGAAAAATGGGGATGATTGAAACGATCCGCGGAAGAAACGGCGGCATCAAGCTTGCAAAGCCCCCTGAAGCGATAAATATAGGAAAACTCGTACGTGCAACCGAAGAGGACTTTCACCTGGTCGAATGCTTCGACCCAAAGAATAATTCATGCATCATCACGCCGGTATGCGGTTTAAAGCATGTGCTCGGGAAAGCGCTGAGCGCCTATCTTTCTGTCCTTGAGGAATATACCCTTGCCGATATCATCCAGGATCCAATGGAATACCGGTTCCTCTTCCAGGAAAGGCAGCAGGAAGAAAACTTGATGTAA
- the hmpA gene encoding NO-inducible flavohemoprotein has translation MLSPKTIEIVKSTAPILKDRGREVTTAFYKNLFAQHPELLNLFNHANQAKGRQQAALANSIYAAAQHIDQLEMILPAVKQIAHKHRSLGVKPEHYPVVGEHLLQAIKEVLKDAATDDILHAWKEAYDVIAGVFIDVEEEMYNAAGYKDFKKFVVAKKQKESDVITSFFLKPKDGVLPDFLPGQYLSARVTIPGEAYTLIRQYSLSNAPGKDFFRISVKKEAECDPKGKVSNFLHEKIEAGSEIEVSAPAGDFYLEEGDSPAALISGGVGITPMMSMLEYIAGRSPGRVTSFIHACKHEGVHAFKERVGELMNGLENGQSCAVYEEAEGDFTGFITTEILSRYVDEKTICYVCGPPPFMRNVISSLKEIGVSSIRYEFFGPGMDLSEKEKVSV, from the coding sequence ATGCTATCTCCTAAAACCATTGAAATCGTGAAATCGACAGCCCCAATTTTAAAAGACAGAGGAAGGGAGGTTACAACTGCCTTTTATAAAAATCTTTTCGCACAGCATCCGGAGCTGTTGAATCTATTCAATCACGCCAATCAAGCGAAAGGAAGGCAACAGGCTGCGCTTGCCAATAGTATTTATGCAGCGGCACAGCATATCGACCAGCTGGAAATGATCTTGCCTGCCGTGAAGCAGATTGCACATAAGCATAGAAGTTTAGGCGTGAAGCCTGAACATTATCCGGTCGTCGGGGAGCATCTTCTTCAAGCGATAAAAGAAGTGCTGAAGGATGCTGCGACAGATGACATTCTCCATGCATGGAAAGAGGCATATGATGTGATAGCCGGAGTGTTTATCGATGTAGAGGAAGAGATGTACAATGCAGCTGGCTATAAGGACTTTAAAAAGTTTGTTGTCGCAAAAAAGCAGAAGGAAAGCGATGTGATCACCTCTTTCTTTCTTAAGCCGAAAGATGGGGTGCTTCCAGACTTTCTGCCAGGCCAATACCTTTCAGCGAGGGTGACGATTCCTGGTGAAGCTTACACACTTATCAGGCAGTACAGCCTGTCGAACGCACCTGGGAAGGATTTCTTCAGGATTTCTGTCAAAAAAGAAGCTGAATGTGATCCGAAAGGAAAGGTTTCAAATTTCCTTCATGAAAAGATCGAAGCCGGGAGTGAAATAGAGGTCAGTGCACCGGCCGGAGATTTTTATTTGGAGGAGGGAGACTCGCCCGCTGCATTGATCAGCGGAGGCGTCGGTATCACACCGATGATGAGCATGCTTGAATACATAGCCGGGAGATCCCCTGGAAGGGTCACGTCATTTATCCATGCCTGCAAACATGAAGGTGTCCATGCATTCAAGGAGAGAGTCGGGGAGCTCATGAACGGATTGGAAAACGGACAAAGCTGTGCAGTGTATGAGGAAGCAGAAGGTGATTTTACAGGCTTTATAACCACAGAAATCCTTTCGCGGTATGTGGATGAAAAAACGATTTGTTATGTGTGCGGCCCCCCGCCGTTTATGAGAAATGTCATCTCCTCATTGAAGGAAATCGGCGTTTCCTCCATCCGGTATGAGTTTTTTGGCCCGGGAATGGATTTGTCAGAGAAGGAAAAGGTGTCAGTGTGA
- a CDS encoding aminopeptidase has protein sequence MSTFQENLEKYASLAVEVGVNIQKGQTLVINTSIDSAEFVRLVVKKAYEVGAKHVYVNWSDDIVNRTKYDLAPNEAFQEFPQWKAREVEELAEGGAAFMSIVSSSPDLLKGVDPERISNFQKVAGKAMSKYRQFIQSDKVSWCVLAAPSKDWAAKVFPDASADEQVDLLWDAIFKAVRADQADPVQAWKDHDANLHEKVEYLNEKNYKKLHYTAPGTDLTIELPKGHLWVGAGSVNEQGTTFMANMPTEEVFTVPLKTGVNGTVSSTKPLSYGGNVIDNFTITFENGRIVDVKAEEGEEILKRLVDTDEGSHYLGEIALVPHQSPISQSNVLFYNTLFDENASNHLAIGNAYAFCIEGGKKMSEEELEKNGLNNSITHVDFMIGSDKMNIDGVKEDGSTEAVFRDGGWAFKLRF, from the coding sequence ATGTCCACATTCCAAGAAAATCTTGAAAAATACGCAAGTCTTGCCGTTGAAGTCGGCGTGAATATCCAGAAGGGTCAAACGCTCGTCATCAACACATCCATCGATTCTGCAGAGTTCGTACGTCTCGTAGTAAAAAAAGCCTACGAAGTAGGCGCAAAGCATGTATATGTAAACTGGAGTGACGATATCGTCAACCGCACAAAATACGATCTTGCCCCAAATGAAGCATTCCAGGAGTTCCCTCAGTGGAAAGCACGTGAAGTGGAAGAGCTTGCTGAAGGCGGCGCTGCATTCATGAGCATCGTTTCTTCAAGCCCTGACCTGTTGAAAGGCGTAGATCCTGAACGCATTTCAAACTTCCAAAAAGTGGCCGGAAAAGCGATGTCCAAGTATCGTCAGTTCATCCAATCCGACAAAGTGAGCTGGTGTGTACTCGCTGCCCCTTCAAAAGACTGGGCTGCCAAAGTATTCCCGGATGCTTCTGCAGACGAGCAGGTGGATCTATTATGGGATGCCATCTTCAAAGCAGTGCGTGCCGACCAGGCAGATCCGGTGCAGGCATGGAAAGATCACGATGCCAACCTTCACGAAAAAGTGGAATACCTGAACGAAAAGAACTACAAAAAGCTTCACTACACAGCCCCGGGGACGGACCTTACAATCGAGCTTCCTAAAGGTCATCTGTGGGTCGGTGCCGGCAGCGTGAACGAGCAGGGCACAACATTCATGGCCAATATGCCGACGGAAGAAGTATTCACGGTTCCATTGAAAACGGGCGTGAACGGCACCGTTTCAAGCACGAAGCCGCTCAGCTACGGTGGTAACGTAATCGACAACTTCACCATCACATTCGAAAACGGACGCATCGTGGACGTGAAGGCTGAAGAAGGCGAAGAAATCCTGAAACGCCTTGTCGACACAGACGAAGGCTCTCACTACCTGGGAGAAATCGCCCTTGTCCCTCATCAATCACCGATCTCTCAATCAAATGTGCTGTTCTACAATACATTATTTGATGAGAACGCATCGAACCACCTTGCAATCGGAAATGCATACGCATTCTGTATTGAAGGCGGCAAGAAGATGAGTGAAGAAGAGCTTGAGAAAAACGGCTTGAACAACAGTATCACCCACGTTGACTTTATGATCGGTTCAGACAAGATGAACATCGACGGCGTGAAAGAAGACGGATCAACTGAAGCAGTATTCCGTGATGGCGGATGGGCTTTTAAGTTGAGGTTTTAG
- a CDS encoding DnaJ family domain-containing protein, giving the protein MDFSTIVSEHLIKKAYEDGDFKALPGFGKPLNLNDDVGVPEELKMAHRMMKNAGFSQEEMNVKREMLRIEDMIKVCDHDGERQELQQSLNEKMLKYNGMLSKKRINTNSSLFKNYEHKLESKLLK; this is encoded by the coding sequence TTGGACTTTTCAACGATTGTGTCTGAACATTTGATTAAGAAGGCTTATGAAGACGGGGATTTCAAAGCACTGCCGGGATTCGGGAAACCACTCAATCTGAATGATGATGTAGGGGTGCCGGAAGAGTTGAAGATGGCCCATCGAATGATGAAAAATGCAGGGTTTTCTCAGGAAGAGATGAATGTGAAGAGAGAAATGTTGCGGATCGAAGACATGATCAAGGTATGTGATCATGATGGGGAAAGGCAGGAACTGCAACAAAGCCTGAATGAGAAAATGTTGAAGTATAATGGGATGTTGTCGAAGAAAAGGATCAATACAAACAGCTCTCTGTTTAAAAATTATGAGCATAAGCTGGAAAGCAAGCTGTTGAAATGA
- a CDS encoding histidine kinase has translation MKKRLTIVIPIMIIVALASNWLLGEQYAEIPAGSKTMLIIGGALLSGVISFFLFKEDER, from the coding sequence TTGAAGAAACGACTCACCATAGTCATTCCCATCATGATCATCGTAGCCTTGGCGTCCAACTGGCTCCTCGGCGAACAATACGCTGAAATCCCGGCAGGCTCAAAAACCATGCTGATCATCGGCGGCGCCCTTTTATCCGGGGTAATTTCATTCTTTTTGTTCAAAGAGGATGAGAGATAA